GAATACGAGCCCCAGCAGCAAAAGCAGAACAGTCATCGCCGTGGATACCTTCACGCTGACAAAGGGGATCAAGATCAGAATGAAAAAGATGGCGATGGTATCGAAGGACTTATCGATGAAGATCGAAGGCAGCACTTTGATCATGCCGATATCGTGATTGCGTTTTACAAACCAGGCTTTGACCACTTCGCCAAGACGGATAGGGATCATATAGTTCACAAAGTTTCCGCCCATGCTATAGAGCCAGGTGCGAATCAGCGATACGCGGCATTGATTGCGCAGGATGATGTTCCAGCGCACCGAGCGGACAAAATATGCGCTGAGATAGATTAGTGCAGCGATGATCACATAGTTGATCCGCACTTGTTTGATGGAAGCCAGAAGTTCTGCCGGATCGATGTAGTGAAACCACATGACCAGCAGTCCGATGCCGATCAGGCTGCCGAAGATGATGGAATATAATCGTTTACGGGGCATGATACTGATTTCGACCGACGTCAACGAGGACGGAACAGCATGTAATAATGATGCGCCCAGACGCGCTTAAAACATTGAGGAGCCCGTCTTTCCAACCATGAATAGCGCATCATCCCGGCAGCGAATCCTTGATCAAGCCCACGATAATAATCCAGGATGGAAACCGGCTTGGATATGCTACTCTGTCTGTTCTTATCGATACTGTTTTTCAACACGTTACCGAGGATTGGCAGCTTGCCGAGATAGTCTTCTTTGTTCATGCCGATATCGGGCCAGAGCGGACAATCAAATAGTGCCGAATCGCTCAAGTGCCAGCCCAGTTTGGCAAGGATAGCGATGATCGAAGCAGGATCGATATGATCGATGTGCAGATCAGGATAAAGCTCAGGCGTATAGCCCTTTAGCTGTCCCTTATAGCCGATACCGCTTTGATTCGGCACGCTGATGAAGATCGCTTTGCTGCTGATTCTGGAAAGGTCGGTGAGATACTGTTTCAGATCACGCACAAACCATAGCGCCGAAAAAGAAAAGGAGAGATCAAAGCTTTTATCCGCATATTCGAGATGCAGATAATCAAGGTTGAGTTTTGCGGTTAAAGGCTGTTTCAATTCCTGCCAGAGAGATTGTATCAGCTTGAGCCGATCTGGGTCGTGATCCTCGAGTGTGATATCTATTCCTCTGTCCGCCAGATGGATAAGGTTGATACCGCTGATCCCCGTGAACCC
This is a stretch of genomic DNA from Candidatus Cloacimonadaceae bacterium. It encodes these proteins:
- a CDS encoding methyltransferase domain-containing protein, whose translation is MAIPIINDWEKYFRIPHEGLGSSYERVILNNLLDKVVDRFDIKSAIETPSFGFTGISGINLIHLADRGIDITLEDHDPDRLKLIQSLWQELKQPLTAKLNLDYLHLEYADKSFDLSFSFSALWFVRDLKQYLTDLSRISSKAIFISVPNQSGIGYKGQLKGYTPELYPDLHIDHIDPASIIAILAKLGWHLSDSALFDCPLWPDIGMNKEDYLGKLPILGNVLKNSIDKNRQSSISKPVSILDYYRGLDQGFAAGMMRYSWLERRAPQCFKRVWAHHYYMLFRPR